One genomic window of uncultured delta proteobacterium includes the following:
- the clpP gene encoding ATP-dependent Clp protease proteolytic subunit (Endopeptidase Clp) (Caseinolytic protease) (Protease Ti) (Heat shock protein F21.5) (Evidence 2a : Function of homologous gene experimentally demonstrated in an other organism; Product type e : enzyme), translating into MPIPMVIETTGRAERAYDIYSRLLKDRIVLLGDAVDDHTASLICAQLLFLESEDPEKEVYLYINSPGGVVTAGLAIYDTMQYITCPVATLCMGQAASMGALLLAAGTPGLRYSLPNSRIMIHQPSGGFRGQATDIEIHARETLRLKAALNEIMAKHTGQGIDVIATQTERDNFMSAEEAKTFGLIDRVLVSREDLASSVEK; encoded by the coding sequence ATGCCCATACCAATGGTAATCGAGACGACCGGGCGCGCCGAGCGCGCATACGATATTTACTCCCGCCTGCTGAAAGACAGAATCGTCCTGCTGGGAGACGCGGTCGATGACCATACCGCCTCGCTCATCTGCGCGCAGCTCCTGTTCCTGGAATCCGAAGACCCGGAAAAGGAAGTTTATCTGTATATCAACTCTCCCGGCGGCGTCGTTACCGCGGGCCTCGCCATTTATGACACCATGCAGTACATCACCTGCCCCGTGGCGACGCTGTGCATGGGCCAGGCGGCCAGCATGGGCGCGCTTCTTCTGGCGGCCGGCACACCGGGCCTGCGCTACTCGCTCCCGAACAGCCGGATCATGATCCACCAGCCGTCGGGCGGTTTCCGGGGGCAGGCGACGGACATAGAGATCCACGCCCGCGAAACCCTGCGGTTGAAGGCCGCCTTAAATGAAATAATGGCCAAACACACGGGTCAGGGAATAGATGTCATAGCGACGCAAACGGAACGCGATAACTTTATGTCCGCCGAGGAAGCCAAAACCTTCGGCCTCATCGACAGAGTGCTCGTCTCCCGCGAAGACCTCGCATCGTCCGTCGAAAAATAG